The Streptomyces nigra genome includes the window CTCGAGATGGGCGACCGCGGGACGGGCGTCGAAAGTGCGTACGCCGTTCTTGGTCATGCGCTGGACCTCGACGGTCTCGGCGGCCTGGAACGCGGCGACCGCTCGCACGGCCTCGGCCGGCTCCACCCCGTCGAGACGCAGCTCCCAGACGGACGCCGTGAGCCGGTCGGCGAGCCCGGAGGTCCGGGCCTCGACCGCGTCCACGACATCGAGCCCGGCGGGCAGCGACTCGTCGAGCAGCGCCCTGAGCTGCTGCGGATCCCGCGTCTCGGTGAGCGCGATCTCCAGATACTCCGCCTCACTGCCCGTGCCGGTGGGTGCGGCATTGGCATACGACACCTTCGGATGCGGCGTGAACCCCGCCGAGTACGCCATCGGCACCTCGGCACGGCGCAGCGCACGCTCGAAGGCGCGCTGGAAGTCACGGTGGCTGGTGAACCGGAGGCGGCCGCGCTTGGTGTAACGCAGTCGGATGCGCTGCACCGCGGGTGCGGGCGGCGGGCCTTCGGGCTGTCGCTTGCCCAGTGTCGTTCAGTCCTTCGTGAGAGCGGTCGTACTGCTACCAAGAGTACGTGTCTCGCGGCCCGGAGGTTCCCGCCGGGCCACCACCTCGCGCTGCTTCGGCTCTCCGAAGAGCATCCGGCGCATGTCGGCGCGGGCCTGCCGGGCGGACTCCCGGACCGACGCCAGGGCCTGCCGGGTGGCCCGCCCCACAGCGCGCGCGGCCTCGGCGGCGGGCCGCAGGACGACGTCCCGTACGACGTGTCCGACCGGCGTGAGCACGGTCCGGTACACCCAGCGCACCGGCTCCACGAAGATCCACCGGAAGAGGGTCCCGAGAAAGCGCCCGACCGCGCGCGAGATGTGCCCCGCGATCCGCCAGGCGTGCCCGATGGCGTCCCCGACCTCCCGTCCGACGACGGCGAGCACCCGCCCGACCGGCGTCAGCACCCAGCGCCACAGTCCCACCGCAGGCAGCACGAACAGAACCCGGAAGATCCAGTACAGACCGACCCCGATGCCGGTGGCGACGGCCTGCACGGTCCAGGCGATCGCACGTCCGACGGGCGCGAGGACCCATGTGTACAGCCACACGGCAGGTACGACGAAGAGGTACCGCCCCAGCCAGGCCAGCGCCCCGAGGACACCGATCCCGGCCGCCGCGAGAACCGCGCCGATCCCCCGCAGCACCCACATGACCGCCCGCCAGAAGGGCGCGAGCACGCGCGTGTAGAGCCACACCAGACCGGCCGCCATCCCCCGGCCCACCCACGCGCACGCGTGCCCGAGCGGAGTGAGCACGTACCGGTACAGCCAGACGAGGGGGACGACGACCAGGACGTTCCCCAGCCAGGCGAGACCCCGGCCGAGGGGCACGAGGACGTACCGCCACAGGGCGACGAACGGCCAGACGAACAGGGCCCGCCCCAGGGGGCGCAGCACGGCGTCCCACAGGACGCGCCCGGCGACGACGAGCGCGTCCCACACCATCCGCACCGGCACGACCAGCAGAAGGACGACGATGCGCACGGGTATGCGGATCGCGACCACCAGGCACCCTTCGGGCTCCTGGCGCGGCGGCGGCGCTTTCTCCAGATCCATACCGGCGTAGACGCGGCGGTGGCCTGGACGGATGCACTTTCGCGCCGACGATCTGCGTCAGTAGGAGGCGGTCCGGTCGAAGTCGGTGATGTTGAGCCTGACGCCCTGAGCGGTCTTGAGCGTCGTGAAGGTCTCGCCCTTG containing:
- a CDS encoding TIGR03936 family radical SAM-associated protein translates to MQRIRLRYTKRGRLRFTSHRDFQRAFERALRRAEVPMAYSAGFTPHPKVSYANAAPTGTGSEAEYLEIALTETRDPQQLRALLDESLPAGLDVVDAVEARTSGLADRLTASVWELRLDGVEPAEAVRAVAAFQAAETVEVQRMTKNGVRTFDARPAVAHLESVQNPETHSSQADRPTDRPCAILRLVVRHVTPAVRPDDVLSGLRAVADLAPPVPAAVTRLAQGLFDEETGTVTDPLAPDREAATAPTEAGTAAAATASA